A window of the Synechococcus sp. LTW-R genome harbors these coding sequences:
- a CDS encoding sensor histidine kinase KdpD → MQVSKRFLALLKQQLAQFADRPDLRMLVVYAALPSADGEPSLLSIGEWPQPGLALQGGMSEPAPEPGSTRRWLALRDGPLLLGALRIDTDCWPWPTPLSDRLEATALCLTEALKLDLEQQRLGRQLALRDDQLKLLVHQLRNPLAALRTFGQLLRRRLEGDSANQALVDNLLSEQHQINRYLEAIDQLTQTPLLPPAEGGLQPLLLPPAFSREDLRSLNQVLEPLIERAAGTAALQGRRWAPPGELPTLPCNAAAVSEIVANLLENAFRYSRAGGCVGLSCHEQDDTLRLAVWDEGPEIPDAEREQIFRKGERGSTGKALAGSGLGLALARDLAERSGGALELLTPPSRLDPQLPPAGNVFQLSLPKTPVPPKEAASN, encoded by the coding sequence ATGCAAGTCTCCAAGCGGTTTCTCGCGCTGCTGAAACAGCAACTGGCCCAATTCGCAGATCGTCCAGACCTGCGAATGCTGGTGGTGTATGCAGCGCTCCCCAGTGCCGACGGAGAGCCCTCACTGCTCTCGATTGGTGAATGGCCGCAACCCGGCCTGGCCCTCCAAGGCGGCATGAGCGAACCAGCACCGGAGCCAGGCAGCACCCGCCGCTGGCTCGCCCTACGGGATGGCCCCCTTCTGCTCGGAGCCCTGCGGATTGATACGGACTGCTGGCCCTGGCCGACGCCCCTCAGCGATCGACTCGAAGCCACCGCGCTCTGCCTCACAGAAGCGCTCAAGCTCGATCTGGAGCAACAACGGCTCGGGCGGCAACTGGCCCTCAGGGATGACCAGCTGAAGCTGCTGGTCCACCAACTGCGCAATCCCCTGGCCGCCCTGCGCACCTTTGGGCAACTGCTCAGGCGACGCCTTGAGGGCGACAGCGCCAACCAGGCGCTGGTGGACAACCTGCTGAGCGAGCAACACCAGATCAATCGCTATCTCGAGGCGATTGACCAGCTGACCCAAACGCCGCTGCTCCCCCCCGCCGAAGGCGGACTGCAACCCCTGCTGTTGCCGCCGGCCTTCAGCCGCGAGGACCTTCGCTCCCTGAACCAGGTGCTGGAGCCCTTGATCGAACGCGCGGCTGGGACCGCCGCCCTGCAGGGCCGGCGTTGGGCGCCGCCGGGTGAGCTCCCCACCCTGCCGTGCAACGCCGCGGCCGTTTCCGAGATCGTGGCCAATCTGCTGGAGAACGCCTTCCGCTACAGCCGGGCCGGCGGCTGCGTGGGCCTGAGCTGCCACGAGCAAGACGACACTCTGAGGTTGGCGGTTTGGGACGAAGGTCCCGAAATTCCAGACGCAGAGCGGGAGCAGATCTTCCGCAAAGGGGAGCGGGGCAGCACCGGCAAGGCCCTCGCGGGAAGCGGTTTAGGGCTGGCGCTGGCTCGAGACCTGGCTGAGCGCAGTGGTGGCGCACTGGAGTTACTGACTCCACCGTCCCGCCTTGATCCACAACTGCCCCCGGCGGGGAATGTCTTTCAGCTCAGCCTGCCCAAGACGCCAGTGCCGCCAAAAGAAGCAGCGTCCAACTGA
- a CDS encoding adenosylcobinamide-GDP ribazoletransferase: MLRDWAGAWIFYSVLPLPPGLTPRFERIARFAPWVGIAIGLLEAGLWQVLAPAGLLVQIPLVLALGISLSGGLHLDGLMDTADGLAAPADRRLEAMDDSRVGASGVQALVVALLLRVAALAWLGAAAPIALLWTSIWARVAPLFAMEAFPYLRQSEGTAAFHRRHWQGLLAELVPSLLLVFALSGLLLALGLSQWALLGWFGVLPALLIPWSLGRRLGGHSGDSYGACVEWGLSWTLLLLAALASWAG; encoded by the coding sequence ATGCTCAGGGATTGGGCTGGAGCTTGGATCTTCTACAGCGTCCTGCCGCTGCCGCCGGGGCTGACCCCGCGCTTTGAGCGCATCGCTCGCTTTGCGCCCTGGGTCGGCATCGCCATTGGCCTCTTGGAAGCCGGGCTGTGGCAGGTGCTGGCACCCGCCGGGCTCCTGGTTCAGATCCCTTTGGTGCTGGCCCTGGGCATCAGCCTCAGCGGCGGTCTGCATCTCGACGGGCTGATGGATACGGCCGATGGCTTGGCGGCTCCTGCTGACCGCCGGCTGGAGGCGATGGATGACAGCCGGGTGGGTGCCAGTGGTGTTCAGGCCCTGGTGGTGGCGCTGTTGCTGCGGGTCGCGGCCTTGGCCTGGCTGGGTGCTGCTGCGCCGATCGCCTTGCTCTGGACCTCCATCTGGGCCCGGGTTGCACCGCTGTTTGCGATGGAAGCCTTTCCCTACCTGCGCCAGAGCGAGGGCACGGCCGCCTTTCACCGTCGCCATTGGCAGGGGCTGCTCGCCGAATTGGTGCCCTCCCTACTGCTGGTGTTTGCCCTTAGCGGCCTGCTGCTCGCTCTTGGCTTGAGTCAGTGGGCGCTCCTGGGCTGGTTCGGAGTGCTGCCGGCCCTGCTCATCCCGTGGTCTTTGGGCCGGCGTCTGGGCGGCCACAGCGGCGATAGCTATGGGGCGTGCGTGGAGTGGGGCCTCAGTTGGACGCTGCTTCTTTTGGCGGCACTGGCGTCTTGGGCAGGCTGA
- the tgt gene encoding tRNA guanosine(34) transglycosylase Tgt, which translates to MSFHFEITARCTRTGARCGCFHTPHGVVTTPRFMPVGTLATVKGVTPAQLKATGAEMVLSNTFHLHLQPGEQIVADGGGLHRFMAWDGPMLTDSGGFQVFSLGDINTINDRGVVFRSPRDGARIDLTPERSMAIQMALGADVAMAFDQCPPYPASESDVEAACRRTHAWLERCISSHTKSDQALFGIVQGGCFPRLREESARVVSSMGLPGIAVGGVSVGEPAEEMHRIVRQVGPLLPDDKPHYLMGVGTLPEMAIAVANGFDLFDCVLPTRLGRHGAALVGGERWNLKNARFRHDHTPLDPSCSCPACTVHSRAYLHHLIKTDELLGKILLSLHNITQLVRFSSAMGRAIRDGCFSEDFAPWEPNSPAAHTW; encoded by the coding sequence ATGAGCTTCCACTTCGAGATCACGGCCCGCTGCACACGCACCGGAGCGCGCTGCGGCTGCTTTCACACCCCCCACGGCGTCGTCACGACACCGCGCTTCATGCCCGTGGGAACGCTGGCAACGGTGAAGGGGGTCACCCCAGCGCAACTGAAGGCCACCGGCGCGGAGATGGTGCTCTCCAACACCTTCCACCTGCACCTGCAACCCGGTGAGCAGATCGTCGCCGATGGAGGTGGCTTGCATCGCTTCATGGCCTGGGACGGGCCGATGCTTACTGACTCAGGCGGCTTTCAGGTCTTCAGCCTGGGCGACATCAACACGATTAATGACCGCGGGGTGGTCTTTCGCTCCCCCCGGGACGGGGCGCGGATCGATCTCACCCCAGAGCGCTCGATGGCCATTCAGATGGCCTTGGGCGCGGATGTGGCGATGGCCTTTGACCAGTGTCCGCCCTACCCAGCCAGCGAAAGCGACGTGGAGGCCGCTTGCCGGCGCACCCATGCCTGGCTCGAGCGCTGCATCAGCAGCCACACCAAAAGCGATCAAGCCCTCTTCGGCATCGTCCAGGGGGGCTGCTTCCCGCGCCTGCGCGAGGAATCCGCGCGCGTCGTCAGCTCGATGGGCCTGCCCGGCATCGCCGTGGGCGGCGTCAGCGTGGGCGAACCCGCCGAGGAGATGCACCGAATCGTGCGCCAGGTCGGCCCCCTACTGCCCGATGACAAGCCCCACTACCTGATGGGCGTGGGCACCTTGCCAGAGATGGCGATTGCCGTGGCCAATGGCTTCGATCTCTTTGATTGCGTCCTGCCCACCCGCCTGGGGCGCCACGGTGCAGCCCTGGTGGGCGGTGAACGCTGGAACCTGAAAAACGCCCGCTTCCGCCACGACCACACTCCCCTCGACCCCAGCTGCAGCTGCCCGGCCTGCACGGTCCACAGCCGCGCCTACCTGCATCACCTGATCAAGACCGACGAACTGCTCGGGAAGATCCTGCTGAGCCTGCACAACATCACCCAACTGGTCCGCTTCAGCAGTGCCATGGGACGGGCGATTCGGGACGGCTGTTTTTCAGAGGATTTCGCTCCGTGGGAACCGAACTCTCCGGCCGCCCACACGTGGTAG
- a CDS encoding photosystem II reaction center protein K: MAAYALQTLAQLPEAYQAFGPLIDILPIIPLFFLLLAFVWQASVGFR; this comes from the coding sequence ATGGCCGCTTACGCCCTGCAGACCCTGGCACAGCTGCCCGAGGCCTACCAAGCCTTCGGTCCTCTGATTGACATCCTGCCCATCATTCCCCTGTTCTTCCTGCTGCTGGCCTTTGTTTGGCAAGCCTCCGTCGGCTTCCGCTGA
- a CDS encoding WecB/TagA/CpsF family glycosyltransferase, with amino-acid sequence MATPASPNAFEQPAWQVAQVLGVQVAVAADVLEAALALKEQGGGQIVTLNAEMTMAALADPALGGAIAAADLVIPDGAGVVWALKRKGYRVRRSPGIELARQLLVEAASRSWRVALVGASPEVMALVSARLKKEIPGLTLQFSVHGYQSPEQWPGIEQQLLEARPDLVLVALGVPRQETWIQRMHVHQPGLWMGVGGSFDVWSGAKQRAPQWMCRLQIEWLYRLVQEPSRWRRMLALPEFAWAVLRRG; translated from the coding sequence ATGGCGACTCCCGCCAGCCCCAACGCGTTTGAACAGCCCGCCTGGCAGGTCGCCCAGGTCCTGGGTGTGCAGGTGGCCGTGGCCGCCGATGTCCTCGAGGCGGCTCTGGCGTTGAAAGAGCAGGGCGGCGGCCAGATCGTCACCTTGAACGCCGAAATGACGATGGCGGCCCTCGCCGATCCCGCCCTGGGCGGAGCGATCGCGGCGGCCGATCTCGTGATCCCAGATGGCGCTGGTGTGGTCTGGGCCCTGAAGCGCAAGGGTTACCGGGTGCGGCGTAGTCCTGGCATTGAGCTCGCCCGTCAGCTGTTGGTTGAGGCAGCCTCTCGCAGTTGGCGGGTGGCCCTGGTGGGGGCGAGTCCTGAGGTGATGGCGCTGGTCTCAGCTCGGCTGAAGAAGGAGATTCCTGGTCTGACCCTGCAGTTCAGCGTTCACGGCTATCAAAGCCCGGAGCAATGGCCTGGGATTGAGCAGCAACTGCTTGAGGCCCGTCCGGATCTGGTGCTGGTGGCCTTGGGCGTGCCGCGTCAAGAAACCTGGATCCAGCGGATGCATGTCCATCAGCCGGGGCTCTGGATGGGCGTGGGCGGCAGCTTTGACGTCTGGTCGGGCGCCAAGCAGCGCGCCCCGCAGTGGATGTGCAGGCTTCAGATCGAATGGCTCTATCGCCTCGTGCAAGAGCCCAGCCGTTGGCGGCGGATGTTGGCGCTGCCGGAATTTGCCTGGGCGGTTCTTCGGCGGGGCTGA
- a CDS encoding glycoside hydrolase family 15 protein, protein MTLSSAPVANSAAPLQLSAAEAWQHLKELDRQIDQVVLQRQHPITGLLPASTANNVHGNYGDAWVRDCVYSIQCVWGLALAHRRLSGATSRVYELEQRVLQLMRGLLNAMLRQAHKVERFKQTLSPLDCLHAKYDTGSGDPVVPDDGWGHLQLDATALFLLQLAQLTRSGLVVVQTSHERDFLQNLVYYVARAYRVRDYGIWERGDKGNHGLPERNASSIGLVKAALEALVGLDLYGPHGSGQCHLYIPHDAIVRLRRALSGLLPRESASKEVDAACLSVIGYPAWAVEDRALVERTRDKIRTELGGPYGYKRFRRDGHQTVVEDHNRLHYEREELAQFEHIECEWPLFLAYELITACCEERWSEAWSWRERLRKVAVEVDGVALLPEVYVVPEERVEAERQQPGSQERIANDNVPLLWTQSLTWLGDLMLLGLLEPQQLDPSERRRSRSLGATEVLVSFVPARESIAAALEQAGLAVSRPTGPTSIASSKELGRRMAQVGANARLGLSGHPRLRMETMATARLYRQDGQTLAFLPAVLEESTFYLSDDPEQLVDAVANEISQLERHWRGSGLPLLLIPVEEGPFQRSPETFLRLGETLRSGVLGGTAVQLGSLDDLASQACWADLPSHRPEAAASAPAEPTQGLQSSNLDKPLTAADEQELEESSLDALLERLWQSGSLQEQAELLELLVRRLGLSTVLTGPSGNATPKALLEEAYRRGLKEGDWNVVRRCAGVLGLVHPQLEDALTDLLVRQKQVVVGRNYTNDSLITQPLSSKAIAARIRRYSGEDSREWVLQQELLLALDGLARRDPALLSGSLTLQLGQLLLLLTSEVAGEQNLSPSDAFEALCDTPPHTIGRRLKQVLSDVEHAKAALQRKEQLHLSGRVSWEAPAPLEELEKGENWLKHRERMGALQNVPRDFHPGIWSLLHHCRGLVIGDKLERRNRLESAPLLKEKTPGERNFAVHVEHLLSKIEAPEYRRLCIETLVTLIAFVDANPEVSVADDLVLDVVIGHAVRVGWQQRHPQADPADYGSHKSDAWGEFYRSSPADCRRWQLRALKELAEME, encoded by the coding sequence ATGACCCTCAGCAGCGCCCCGGTTGCGAACAGCGCCGCACCGCTGCAGCTGAGTGCCGCTGAAGCCTGGCAGCACCTAAAGGAACTGGACCGCCAAATCGATCAGGTGGTGCTGCAGCGCCAACACCCGATCACCGGCCTACTCCCCGCCAGCACCGCCAACAACGTCCACGGCAACTACGGCGATGCCTGGGTGCGGGACTGCGTCTATTCGATCCAATGCGTATGGGGTCTCGCCCTGGCCCACCGGCGCCTGAGTGGCGCCACCTCCCGCGTCTATGAGCTGGAGCAACGGGTGCTGCAACTGATGCGGGGCCTGCTCAACGCGATGTTGCGCCAAGCCCACAAGGTCGAGCGCTTCAAGCAGACCCTCTCACCGCTCGATTGCCTGCACGCCAAGTACGACACCGGCAGCGGCGATCCCGTGGTCCCAGACGACGGTTGGGGCCATCTGCAGCTCGATGCGACGGCCCTCTTTCTGCTGCAGCTCGCCCAGCTGACCCGCTCGGGACTCGTGGTGGTGCAAACCAGCCATGAGCGGGACTTCCTGCAAAACCTCGTCTATTACGTCGCCCGCGCCTATCGCGTGCGCGACTACGGCATTTGGGAACGGGGCGACAAGGGCAACCACGGCCTACCGGAGCGCAACGCCAGCTCCATCGGCCTCGTGAAAGCAGCCCTCGAAGCCCTGGTGGGCCTCGATCTCTATGGCCCCCACGGAAGCGGGCAGTGCCATCTGTACATCCCCCACGACGCCATCGTGCGGCTGCGGCGCGCCTTGAGCGGCCTGCTGCCGCGCGAGTCGGCCAGTAAAGAAGTGGATGCGGCCTGCCTCTCGGTGATTGGCTACCCGGCCTGGGCCGTGGAAGACCGCGCCCTGGTGGAGCGCACCCGGGACAAAATCCGCACCGAACTGGGCGGCCCCTACGGCTACAAGCGCTTCCGCCGCGATGGCCACCAAACCGTGGTCGAGGACCACAACCGGCTGCATTACGAACGCGAGGAACTGGCCCAGTTCGAGCACATCGAATGCGAGTGGCCCTTGTTCTTGGCCTACGAGCTGATCACGGCCTGCTGCGAAGAGCGCTGGAGTGAGGCCTGGAGCTGGCGGGAGCGCCTGCGCAAGGTGGCCGTGGAGGTGGATGGGGTCGCGCTGCTCCCTGAGGTGTACGTGGTTCCCGAAGAACGGGTTGAGGCGGAGCGCCAGCAACCGGGCAGCCAGGAGCGGATCGCGAACGACAACGTGCCATTGCTCTGGACGCAGAGCCTGACCTGGCTGGGCGATCTGATGCTGCTGGGCCTACTGGAGCCGCAGCAACTCGACCCCAGCGAACGGCGCCGCAGCCGCAGCCTGGGCGCGACGGAGGTGCTGGTCAGTTTTGTTCCCGCACGCGAGAGCATCGCGGCGGCACTCGAGCAGGCCGGCCTCGCCGTGAGCAGGCCAACCGGTCCCACCAGCATTGCCAGCTCCAAGGAGCTGGGCCGGCGGATGGCGCAGGTGGGAGCCAATGCCCGTCTGGGCCTGAGCGGCCACCCGCGCTTGCGGATGGAGACCATGGCCACCGCCCGGCTCTACCGCCAAGACGGCCAAACCCTGGCCTTTCTGCCGGCGGTCCTCGAGGAGAGCACCTTCTACCTCTCCGATGACCCCGAGCAACTCGTCGATGCGGTCGCCAACGAAATCAGCCAGTTGGAGCGCCACTGGCGCGGCAGCGGTCTACCGCTGTTACTGATCCCCGTCGAAGAAGGTCCCTTCCAGCGCAGCCCCGAGACGTTCCTGCGGCTGGGGGAAACCCTGCGCAGCGGCGTGCTGGGTGGCACCGCTGTTCAACTGGGCAGCCTGGATGACCTCGCCAGCCAGGCCTGCTGGGCCGACCTGCCCAGCCACCGACCCGAAGCGGCCGCCAGCGCCCCAGCGGAGCCGACCCAGGGGCTGCAGAGCAGCAACCTCGACAAACCCCTGACCGCAGCAGACGAGCAGGAGCTGGAGGAATCCAGCCTCGATGCTCTGCTGGAGCGGCTCTGGCAAAGCGGATCCCTGCAGGAGCAAGCCGAGCTGCTCGAACTGCTGGTGCGCCGGCTGGGGCTCTCCACGGTTCTAACGGGGCCCAGCGGCAACGCCACGCCGAAGGCCCTGCTAGAGGAGGCCTACCGACGGGGCCTCAAAGAAGGCGACTGGAACGTGGTCCGGCGTTGCGCTGGAGTCCTCGGCTTGGTGCATCCCCAACTGGAAGATGCCCTGACCGACCTATTGGTGCGCCAGAAGCAAGTCGTGGTGGGGCGCAACTACACCAATGACTCCCTGATCACCCAACCCCTGAGCAGCAAAGCGATTGCGGCGAGAATCCGCCGCTACAGCGGCGAGGACAGCCGCGAATGGGTGCTGCAACAGGAGCTCCTGCTCGCCCTCGATGGCCTCGCCCGGCGTGATCCAGCCCTGCTCAGCGGCAGCCTGACCCTGCAGCTCGGCCAGCTGTTGCTGCTGCTCACCAGTGAAGTGGCCGGGGAGCAGAACCTCTCACCGAGCGACGCCTTCGAGGCCCTCTGCGACACCCCTCCCCACACGATCGGGCGCCGGCTCAAGCAGGTGCTCAGCGATGTGGAACACGCCAAAGCTGCCCTCCAACGCAAGGAGCAACTGCACCTCAGCGGCCGGGTGAGCTGGGAAGCACCAGCACCCCTCGAGGAACTCGAAAAAGGCGAGAACTGGCTCAAACACCGCGAGCGCATGGGGGCGCTGCAAAACGTCCCGCGGGACTTCCACCCGGGGATCTGGAGCCTGCTGCACCACTGCCGCGGCCTGGTCATCGGCGACAAACTCGAACGCCGCAACCGGCTCGAGAGCGCGCCGCTGCTCAAGGAGAAAACCCCCGGCGAACGCAACTTCGCCGTGCACGTGGAGCACCTGCTCAGCAAGATCGAAGCTCCGGAGTACCGGCGCCTCTGCATCGAGACCCTGGTGACCCTGATTGCCTTTGTCGATGCCAACCCAGAGGTCAGCGTCGCTGACGACCTGGTGCTGGATGTGGTGATTGGCCACGCCGTTCGGGTTGGCTGGCAACAGCGCCACCCACAGGCTGATCCTGCTGACTACGGGAGCCACAAAAGCGATGCCTGGGGAGAGTTCTACCGCTCGTCACCGGCCGACTGTCGCCGCTGGCAACTGCGGGCCCTCAAGGAACTCGCCGAGATGGAATGA
- a CDS encoding glycosyltransferase gives MKVKYIAEEQDHTTKEERLPIVMRSMKEKLVTVVIPTFRSNGRVIETADDVRKRLRELDIQNEVIVVEDCGRDNTWDALVNYAENERGFKAIQLRRNYGQHNAILCGIVNAKGDLIITMDDDGQHDPEEIEKLIVKLDEGWDVVYGTPLREAHSRRRTLASRLTKMALQLSANGSKTVNISAFRAIRAEICEPFKNYQSRSVNLDALLHWQTDRISAIKVNHRGRLHGDSTYSLRKLVKHTTNMVIGFSSLPLRAASYTGIAIAAGGICALLFVLSGWIANGSVVPGFAFLACLMCIFAGTQLVALGLIGEYISRIYGRSLNQPVFTVAKVVEGRND, from the coding sequence ATGAAAGTTAAGTATATTGCTGAAGAACAAGATCACACAACCAAAGAAGAAAGACTTCCAATTGTCATGAGATCGATGAAAGAAAAGCTTGTCACTGTGGTAATTCCGACATTCCGCTCAAACGGAAGAGTCATTGAAACTGCAGATGACGTCAGGAAGCGCCTAAGAGAATTGGACATCCAAAACGAAGTTATAGTTGTCGAGGACTGCGGAAGGGACAACACATGGGATGCACTGGTGAACTATGCGGAAAACGAGAGAGGTTTCAAGGCAATTCAACTTAGACGAAACTATGGCCAACACAATGCAATCCTGTGCGGGATAGTCAATGCCAAAGGTGATCTCATCATCACAATGGACGATGACGGCCAGCATGACCCAGAAGAGATAGAGAAACTAATTGTCAAACTCGATGAGGGGTGGGACGTTGTTTATGGAACGCCACTAAGAGAAGCACATAGCCGGAGAAGAACGCTAGCCTCAAGATTAACAAAGATGGCCCTCCAGCTGTCAGCAAACGGGAGCAAGACAGTGAACATATCGGCGTTCAGGGCCATAAGAGCCGAAATATGCGAGCCTTTCAAGAATTACCAAAGCAGATCCGTCAACCTTGACGCTTTGCTGCACTGGCAAACAGACAGAATAAGCGCTATTAAGGTAAACCACCGAGGGAGACTGCACGGCGATAGCACTTATTCGCTCAGAAAGCTTGTGAAGCACACTACAAATATGGTCATAGGATTTTCATCGCTCCCACTACGCGCCGCAAGCTATACGGGCATAGCAATAGCCGCAGGTGGCATCTGTGCACTTTTGTTTGTATTGTCAGGATGGATAGCAAACGGAAGCGTAGTGCCTGGATTTGCATTTTTGGCTTGCCTGATGTGCATATTTGCTGGCACACAGTTAGTAGCACTCGGCCTAATCGGTGAGTACATATCACGAATATACGGAAGGTCACTTAATCAGCCCGTATTTACGGTGGCCAAGGTGGTGGAAGGCCGAAATGATTGA
- a CDS encoding GNAT family N-acetyltransferase, whose protein sequence is MIDSDLNYYEWSDSGVSVVGHLCEHDSLALGEKIFQIDEIGMPDYTCSPKSAESFRRFLLNEGFTGATARVKIGSQEAITFLQSCEFIFIETIIEPFVQTKTFDGEYDWSTRIRPAEIEDIQHLKEMAFEAFSLERYHSDNRYDSRLASKRYSDWIEKAVLERGEQVVDVVIQEGLQVGFFISKFNENGEECMWLLNCIAPSHQGKGIGKRAWTAMIYKLKQEGVKTIKTSVTATNTRVLGLYSTLQFRYLAPLATFHWKEV, encoded by the coding sequence ATGATTGACTCAGACCTGAACTACTACGAATGGAGCGACTCCGGAGTCAGCGTTGTTGGACACCTGTGCGAGCATGACTCACTAGCACTGGGAGAAAAGATTTTTCAAATCGATGAGATCGGCATGCCGGACTACACCTGCAGCCCAAAGTCAGCAGAAAGCTTCAGAAGGTTTCTGCTGAATGAAGGCTTCACAGGCGCAACGGCTAGGGTGAAGATAGGAAGCCAAGAGGCGATCACCTTTCTGCAATCCTGCGAGTTTATTTTTATTGAAACAATAATCGAACCCTTTGTACAAACAAAGACATTTGACGGAGAATACGACTGGAGCACAAGAATTAGACCTGCCGAAATAGAGGACATTCAGCATTTAAAGGAGATGGCTTTTGAGGCATTTTCACTAGAAAGATATCATTCAGACAATAGGTATGACAGCAGACTTGCCAGCAAGAGATACTCAGACTGGATAGAAAAGGCAGTCCTAGAAAGAGGAGAACAAGTTGTCGACGTCGTTATCCAAGAAGGACTGCAGGTTGGCTTCTTTATAAGTAAATTTAACGAGAATGGGGAAGAATGCATGTGGCTTCTGAATTGCATTGCCCCAAGCCATCAAGGGAAGGGAATTGGGAAGCGCGCTTGGACTGCAATGATTTATAAACTAAAGCAAGAAGGAGTCAAGACAATTAAAACATCAGTGACTGCAACCAATACAAGGGTTCTTGGTCTTTATAGCACCTTGCAATTTAGATATCTAGCCCCTCTGGCAACTTTTCACTGGAAAGAAGTCTAA
- a CDS encoding EamA family transporter, whose translation MAGNGVKVALSDGMTMRELLLAAPSIILIGSANAVMKWRLTSTNNESVAGDLAQKIIRLVSDPFLFAAVIGTIASILWWLYIISRVRVSVVYPMIQAGAIVFTSALAAVFLQEKINGEQLTGMLLVISGIFFLAASR comes from the coding sequence ATGGCTGGCAATGGTGTTAAAGTTGCTCTATCAGATGGAATGACGATGAGGGAGCTCTTGCTAGCCGCGCCATCAATTATTCTGATCGGAAGCGCGAATGCAGTGATGAAGTGGAGATTGACAAGCACAAATAACGAAAGCGTCGCTGGAGATTTGGCACAAAAGATAATCCGACTAGTTTCAGATCCATTTTTGTTTGCAGCGGTCATTGGAACGATCGCTTCTATCCTATGGTGGCTATACATCATATCCAGGGTTCGAGTTTCTGTAGTCTACCCAATGATTCAAGCTGGAGCCATTGTATTCACTTCGGCTCTGGCAGCGGTATTTCTCCAAGAAAAGATCAATGGTGAACAGCTGACGGGGATGCTTCTCGTAATATCAGGTATATTTTTCCTAGCTGCGAGTCGCTAA
- a CDS encoding GMC oxidoreductase, whose protein sequence is MKILVVGTGLAAYGCCKALIENMVDNIHVYDIGLTHRGEFCVAKEVLNASSGDGSFFEYGINDLNLRPRLKSKRLCSSHAAGGFSRVYSGSILRPQNEDLIDWPEDSIPEDNDFKAIISSLDICQFKDDLATLAPLDGTSPRISPELSCYLGRSRIALSQDKEIDGCVNSSKSTFCSSAAFDAWSSLGVIRYFSGVYVESVKQGRNKVDVYCRRGSKSFIEAFDKIYLAAGCVNTTSIIGHSMGESKELYIKSAPIHLGAYIRWKFRRDKSEARCNSIVEGTIPDRCQYFHEFKSANTGYRWSHTQLGPMNTDVREKVSGLVPLCLTRYMNMLLKNVWFSISTLNSTTGEDIPIVVDSVGPTIMDRLTKINERPLRRRLRYSLELKLRILSKFKTLKLLPIPFGSIIGDVLRKNRLGGWHIGGSLPMSARSESPYTCKPTGELRGIKGVYVVDSAGFPSVPGSSIALLSMANAYHIARNSL, encoded by the coding sequence GTGAAAATTCTTGTTGTCGGTACTGGGTTGGCAGCATATGGTTGTTGCAAGGCTCTTATAGAGAATATGGTTGATAACATACATGTATATGATATTGGCCTAACTCACAGGGGTGAGTTCTGTGTTGCCAAGGAAGTACTGAATGCATCGAGTGGTGACGGGTCATTCTTTGAATACGGTATAAATGATTTGAACCTAAGACCTCGTCTTAAGTCAAAGCGCTTATGCTCAAGCCACGCAGCCGGTGGATTCTCTAGAGTATATAGTGGGTCAATATTGAGACCTCAAAATGAGGATCTCATTGACTGGCCTGAAGATTCGATTCCTGAAGATAACGACTTTAAAGCGATTATTTCTTCGTTAGATATTTGCCAGTTTAAAGATGACTTGGCTACTCTTGCTCCACTAGATGGTACTTCACCACGAATCTCTCCCGAGCTCAGCTGTTATTTAGGCAGGTCTCGAATAGCACTAAGCCAAGACAAAGAGATTGACGGATGTGTTAACTCGTCAAAAAGTACATTCTGCAGCAGTGCAGCTTTTGATGCTTGGTCTAGTCTTGGGGTAATAAGATATTTTTCAGGTGTTTACGTGGAGTCAGTTAAGCAAGGCAGAAACAAAGTAGATGTTTACTGCAGACGTGGCAGTAAATCGTTTATAGAAGCGTTCGACAAGATTTATCTTGCAGCGGGATGTGTTAACACAACGAGCATTATCGGCCACAGCATGGGAGAGAGCAAGGAGCTATATATCAAGTCTGCACCGATACACCTCGGTGCTTACATTAGGTGGAAGTTTCGCAGAGACAAGAGCGAAGCGAGATGTAATTCTATCGTGGAAGGCACCATTCCCGATAGATGCCAATACTTCCATGAGTTCAAGTCAGCGAATACTGGATATCGTTGGTCACATACACAGCTAGGTCCAATGAATACAGATGTGCGAGAGAAGGTGTCAGGATTAGTACCTCTCTGTCTTACAAGGTATATGAATATGTTATTGAAGAATGTCTGGTTTTCGATTAGCACACTTAACTCTACGACAGGGGAAGATATACCCATTGTAGTTGATTCAGTTGGACCTACTATTATGGATAGATTAACTAAGATTAACGAAAGACCTCTCAGGAGAAGGTTGCGATACAGCCTAGAGTTAAAACTGAGAATCCTTAGCAAGTTCAAGACTCTGAAACTGTTGCCTATCCCTTTTGGATCGATTATTGGGGATGTATTAAGAAAAAACCGACTTGGGGGGTGGCACATCGGTGGATCACTACCAATGAGTGCTCGGTCGGAATCCCCATACACCTGTAAGCCGACTGGAGAACTTAGAGGAATCAAAGGCGTTTATGTGGTTGACTCAGCGGGTTTTCCATCCGTACCGGGAAGTTCAATAGCATTGCTAAGCATGGCTAACGCTTATCATATAGCTAGGAATTCACTTTAA